One part of the bacterium genome encodes these proteins:
- a CDS encoding site-specific DNA-methyltransferase — MKSDSIDMCLTSPPYLGLRDYGVEGQLGLEPTPELYIEHMTEVFREVKRVLKDEGTLWLNIGDTYNSRISGNPSSTGITKEQSLTPRDEIDLPSKCLCMIPERLAWSLIEDGWILRNKICWYKPNGMPSPVKDRFGNKWEYVFLFSKNNKTLLWQHKKTGEWVHKQPPGTQGSVGIDWEWKEDKKVSLWYGFTYYFDLDAVKNPVAVSTIGRGKVDFGGAKGREYQPDKNDPNYNGVNPGDVFQIPSATRTMGAILGVQGAVKVPGGKGWTGHPEGGGNACQKDSRWCPPEGPNPGDFWQIPTQPFPEAHFAVFPERLCEKPIKAGCPEGGIVLDPFCGAGTVGVVAKEQGKQFIGIDIKYEYCKMAKRRIAQVSYQLNFEELIHEPAY, encoded by the coding sequence GCTATACATTGAACACATGACTGAGGTATTTCGTGAGGTAAAGCGGGTGCTGAAGGACGAGGGTACACTGTGGCTTAATATTGGGGATACATACAATTCGAGAATATCTGGAAATCCATCCTCAACTGGAATCACAAAAGAACAAAGTCTGACACCGAGAGATGAAATTGATTTACCATCCAAGTGCCTCTGTATGATCCCCGAACGCCTTGCGTGGTCGCTGATAGAGGATGGCTGGATATTACGCAATAAAATTTGCTGGTACAAGCCTAACGGGATGCCCTCCCCCGTAAAGGATAGGTTTGGTAATAAATGGGAGTATGTCTTTCTGTTTTCCAAGAATAATAAAACCCTCCTCTGGCAACACAAGAAAACGGGAGAATGGGTACATAAACAACCACCTGGAACACAGGGGAGTGTGGGCATTGATTGGGAGTGGAAAGAGGATAAGAAAGTATCTTTGTGGTATGGATTCACATACTATTTTGATCTGGATGCGGTGAAAAATCCTGTCGCCGTTAGTACAATCGGTCGGGGAAAAGTAGATTTTGGAGGAGCGAAGGGGCGAGAATATCAGCCAGATAAAAACGACCCTAATTACAACGGTGTGAATCCTGGCGATGTATTTCAGATACCGAGTGCGACAAGGACAATGGGGGCAATCCTCGGAGTCCAGGGGGCGGTAAAAGTACCTGGGGGTAAAGGCTGGACTGGACATCCAGAAGGCGGGGGAAACGCTTGTCAAAAGGATTCACGCTGGTGTCCTCCGGAAGGCCCAAACCCGGGCGACTTTTGGCAAATACCAACTCAGCCATTTCCAGAAGCCCATTTTGCCGTATTCCCTGAAAGGCTATGTGAGAAGCCGATAAAGGCTGGTTGTCCTGAAGGAGGAATAGTTCTAGACCCTTTCTGTGGGGCCGGTACTGTTGGGGTAGTGGCAAAAGAGCAGGGAAAGCAATTTATAGGGATAGATATTAAATACGAATATTGCAAGATGGCAAAGCGGAGAATAGCCCAGGTTAGTTATCAATTAAATTTTGAGGAGTTAATCCATGAACCCGCCTACTGA